In the Streptomyces fradiae ATCC 10745 = DSM 40063 genome, one interval contains:
- a CDS encoding SCO4848 family membrane protein, giving the protein MRLSRPVSWFLLAFGAWSWAIWITFVKNLWNDASGLAFDDAGDPTGYFWVHLLLAVTSFLLGTAIGVIGLRGLRALQRERDGK; this is encoded by the coding sequence ATGAGACTCAGCCGTCCCGTCTCCTGGTTCCTGCTAGCGTTCGGAGCCTGGTCCTGGGCCATTTGGATCACTTTCGTCAAGAACCTGTGGAACGACGCGAGCGGCCTCGCCTTCGACGACGCGGGTGACCCCACCGGGTACTTCTGGGTTCATCTTCTGCTGGCCGTCACGTCCTTTCTCCTGGGGACGGCCATTGGTGTGATCGGGTTGCGCGGCCTGCGCGCCCTCCAGCGCGAACGCGACGGGAAGTAG
- the sdhC gene encoding succinate dehydrogenase, cytochrome b556 subunit, with protein sequence MPAGTLYRGREGMWSWVAHRVTGVLIFFFLFVHVLDTALVRVSPEAYDDVVATYKTPIVALLEYGLVAAILFHALNGLRVIAVDFWSKGARYQKQMLWTVMGIWIVLMAGAIYPVLGHAARELFGS encoded by the coding sequence GTGCCGGCTGGAACGCTGTACCGCGGCCGGGAAGGCATGTGGTCGTGGGTGGCTCATCGAGTCACCGGCGTCCTCATCTTCTTCTTCCTGTTCGTACACGTACTGGACACCGCTCTCGTCCGAGTCTCGCCCGAGGCCTACGACGACGTCGTGGCGACCTACAAGACGCCGATCGTCGCGCTGCTGGAGTACGGCCTCGTGGCCGCCATCCTCTTCCACGCGCTCAACGGCCTGCGTGTGATCGCCGTGGACTTCTGGTCCAAGGGCGCGCGCTACCAGAAGCAGATGCTCTGGACCGTCATGGGCATCTGGATCGTGCTGATGGCGGGCGCCATCTACCCCGTCCTCGGCCACGCCGCACGCGAACTGTTCGGGAGCTGA
- a CDS encoding succinate dehydrogenase iron-sulfur subunit gives MATPTLEKTGATSDASPYITVTFRIRRFNPEISDEAQWQDFQIEIDPKERVLDGLHKIKWDVDGSLTFRRSCAHGICGSDAMRINGKNRLACKTLIKDINPEKPITVEPIKGMTVLKDLVVDMEPFFQAYRDVMPFLITSGNEPTRERLQSAEDRERFDDTTKCILCAACTSSCPVFWNDGQYFGPAAIVNAHRFIFDSRDEAGEQRLEILNDKDGVWRCRTTFNCTDACPRGIEVTKAIAEVKRALITRRY, from the coding sequence ATGGCTACCCCGACCCTGGAGAAGACGGGCGCCACGTCCGACGCCTCCCCCTACATCACGGTCACGTTCCGGATCCGCCGCTTCAACCCCGAGATCTCGGACGAGGCGCAGTGGCAGGACTTCCAGATCGAGATCGACCCGAAGGAGCGCGTGCTCGACGGTCTCCACAAGATCAAGTGGGACGTCGACGGCTCGCTCACCTTCCGGCGCTCCTGCGCGCACGGCATCTGCGGCTCCGACGCCATGCGGATCAACGGCAAGAACCGGCTGGCCTGCAAGACGCTGATCAAGGACATCAACCCGGAGAAGCCGATCACGGTCGAGCCCATCAAGGGCATGACGGTCCTCAAGGACCTCGTGGTCGACATGGAGCCGTTCTTCCAGGCGTACCGGGACGTGATGCCGTTCCTGATCACGTCCGGGAACGAGCCGACGCGTGAGCGCCTGCAGTCCGCCGAGGACCGCGAGCGCTTCGACGACACGACGAAGTGCATCCTGTGCGCCGCCTGCACCTCGTCGTGCCCGGTGTTCTGGAACGACGGCCAGTACTTCGGCCCGGCCGCGATCGTCAACGCCCACCGCTTCATCTTCGACTCGCGTGACGAGGCCGGGGAGCAGCGGCTGGAGATCCTCAACGACAAGGACGGCGTGTGGCGCTGCCGCACCACGTTCAACTGCACGGACGCCTGCCCGCGCGGTATCGAGGTCACCAAGGCGATCGCCGAGGTCAAGCGCGCGCTGATCACCCGCCGCTACTGA
- a CDS encoding metallophosphoesterase yields the protein MVLLVVALVLTVYFGAHWYVWRRLVRDVTRPGGAARRAGTAAAVVLPLLSLAALTSGRLGIPFPLQQALAWPGFMWLALMLYLVLTLLATELVRPLLVRLPARGARRARPGAGAEAGAAGAEPAAAGRPPAGPVAGAAGAGSAVAAGSVAAGTAPAAAAPVAATAAKAPEAPEAVGTLEPPKTPDTPRAPDIPKTPDTRETPDTRTTPDTPRAPEPPKATGTPDGTPEGSDAPGAPETSAAPATAARPGAGLTGAGPGMARRRFVSRVLAGTAVAVAAGTVAGGTHSVLRGPSVKRVTVPLAKLPRSAHGYRIAVVSDVHLGPTLGRAHAQRIVDAVNSTQPDLVAVVGDLVDGSVENLGPAAEPLARFRARHGSFFVTGNHEYFSGAEQWVDEVRDLGMRPLRNERVEIASGFDLAGVNDVAGENYGDGPDFARALGDRDRARAAVLLAHQPVVVHDAVRYGVDLQLSGHTHGGQMWPGEFLAGLANPTVEGLERYGDTQLYVSRGAGAWGPPVRVGAPSDITVVQLASRDA from the coding sequence GTGGTACTCCTGGTGGTCGCCCTGGTGCTGACCGTCTACTTCGGCGCGCACTGGTACGTGTGGCGCCGCCTGGTGCGCGACGTGACCCGGCCGGGCGGCGCGGCGCGCCGGGCGGGCACGGCAGCGGCCGTGGTGCTGCCGCTGCTGTCGCTGGCCGCGCTCACGTCCGGGAGGCTGGGCATCCCCTTCCCGCTGCAGCAGGCCCTGGCCTGGCCGGGGTTCATGTGGCTGGCCCTCATGCTGTACCTGGTCCTGACGCTGCTGGCGACGGAGCTGGTGCGGCCCCTGCTGGTGCGCCTGCCCGCGCGGGGCGCCCGCCGCGCCCGGCCGGGCGCCGGTGCGGAGGCGGGGGCGGCGGGGGCGGAGCCCGCGGCGGCCGGCCGGCCGCCGGCCGGCCCGGTGGCGGGAGCCGCTGGGGCGGGATCCGCCGTGGCGGCGGGGTCCGTGGCGGCGGGGACGGCGCCGGCCGCGGCGGCCCCGGTGGCCGCGACGGCGGCGAAGGCCCCGGAGGCCCCGGAGGCCGTTGGCACGCTGGAGCCCCCGAAGACCCCGGATACCCCGAGGGCCCCGGACATCCCGAAGACCCCGGACACCCGGGAGACCCCGGACACCCGGACGACCCCGGACACCCCGAGGGCCCCGGAGCCCCCGAAGGCCACCGGGACCCCGGACGGCACCCCCGAGGGCTCCGACGCCCCCGGGGCCCCGGAGACCTCGGCCGCCCCGGCCACCGCCGCGCGGCCCGGCGCCGGGCTCACCGGGGCGGGGCCGGGGATGGCGCGGCGGCGGTTCGTGTCGCGGGTGCTGGCCGGGACCGCCGTGGCGGTGGCCGCCGGCACGGTCGCGGGCGGCACCCACTCCGTCCTGCGCGGCCCCTCCGTCAAGCGTGTGACGGTGCCGCTCGCCAAGCTGCCCCGCTCGGCCCACGGGTACCGCATCGCCGTCGTCAGCGACGTCCACCTCGGCCCGACCCTGGGCCGCGCCCACGCGCAGCGGATCGTGGACGCGGTCAACTCCACCCAGCCCGACCTCGTCGCCGTCGTGGGGGACCTCGTCGACGGCTCCGTGGAGAACCTGGGCCCGGCCGCCGAGCCGCTCGCCCGCTTCCGGGCCCGGCACGGCAGCTTCTTCGTGACCGGGAACCACGAGTACTTCTCGGGCGCCGAGCAGTGGGTGGACGAGGTGCGCGACCTCGGCATGCGCCCGCTGCGCAACGAGCGCGTGGAGATCGCCTCCGGGTTCGACCTGGCCGGCGTCAACGACGTGGCCGGGGAGAACTACGGCGACGGACCCGACTTCGCACGCGCCCTGGGCGACCGGGACCGGGCCCGCGCCGCCGTGCTCCTCGCCCACCAGCCGGTGGTGGTGCACGACGCCGTGCGGTACGGCGTGGACCTCCAGCTCTCCGGCCACACCCACGGAGGCCAGATGTGGCCCGGCGAGTTCCTGGCCGGTCTGGCGAACCCCACCGTCGAGGGGCTGGAGCGGTACGGGGACACGCAGCTGTACGTGTCGCGCGGCGCGGGCGCCTGGGGCCCGCCGGTCCGGGTCGGCGCCCCCTCCGACATCACGGTGGTGCAGCTGGCCTCCCGCGACGCCTGA
- a CDS encoding ferredoxin, with translation MRISIDHDRCMGAGQCALAAPGVFTHDEDGFSALLPGHDPADPMVREAARACPVRAITLHET, from the coding sequence ATGCGCATCTCCATCGACCACGACCGCTGCATGGGGGCGGGCCAGTGCGCCCTCGCGGCCCCCGGGGTGTTCACCCACGACGAGGACGGCTTCAGCGCCCTGCTGCCCGGCCACGACCCGGCCGACCCGATGGTCCGCGAGGCCGCCCGCGCCTGCCCGGTCCGCGCCATCACCCTCCACGAGACCTGA
- a CDS encoding succinate dehydrogenase hydrophobic membrane anchor subunit, producing the protein MSADLTKTSVGPVEGVSLYDVDNPAPLIEPPRKRTKRTPKSTRGNFELAAWLFMRLSGVVLVVLVIGHLLIQLVLDGGVSKIGFAFVAGRWASPFWQVWDLLMLWLAMLHGANGLRTVINDYAERPNTRLWLKGLLYTATVFTILLGTLVIFTFDPNIR; encoded by the coding sequence ATGTCCGCTGACCTCACCAAGACGTCCGTCGGCCCGGTCGAGGGTGTGAGCCTGTACGACGTCGACAACCCGGCCCCGCTGATCGAGCCGCCCCGCAAGCGCACCAAGCGGACGCCGAAGTCGACGCGCGGCAACTTCGAACTCGCCGCCTGGCTGTTCATGCGCCTGTCCGGCGTCGTCCTCGTCGTCCTCGTCATCGGCCACCTGCTGATCCAGCTCGTGCTGGACGGCGGCGTCTCCAAGATCGGCTTCGCCTTCGTGGCGGGCCGCTGGGCGTCCCCGTTCTGGCAGGTCTGGGACCTGCTGATGCTCTGGCTCGCGATGCTGCACGGCGCGAACGGCCTGCGTACCGTCATCAACGACTACGCCGAGCGCCCGAACACGCGCCTGTGGCTCAAGGGCCTGCTGTACACCGCGACGGTGTTCACCATCCTTCTGGGCACGCTGGTGATCTTCACCTTCGACCCGAACATCCGCTAG
- the sdhA gene encoding succinate dehydrogenase flavoprotein subunit, producing the protein MKIHKYDTVIVGAGGAGMRAAIEATKRSRTAVLTKLYPTRSHTGAAQGGMAAALANVEEDNWEWHTFDTVKGGDYLVDQDAAEILAKEAIDAVLDLEKMGLPFNRTPDGTIDQRRFGGHSRNHGEAPVRRSCYAADRTGHMILQTLYQNCVKEGVEFFNEFYVLDQLITEVDGVKKSAGVVAYELATGEIHVFQAKSVIYASGGTGKFFKVTSNAHTLTGDGQAACYRRGLPLEDMEFFQFHPTGIWRMGILLTEGARGEGGILRNKDGERFMEKYAPVMKDLASRDVVSRSIYTEIREGRGCGPEGDHVFLDLTHLPPEQLDAKLPDITEFARTYLGIEPYTDPIPIQPTAHYAMGGIPTNVEGEVLADNTTVVPGLYAAGEVACVSVHGANRLGTNSLLDINVFGRRAGIAAAEYAAKADYVELPENPASFVAEQVERLRNSTGTERVAELRRELQETMDANVMVFRTEQTIKTAVEKIGELRARYKNVAIQDKGKRFNTDLLEAIELGNLLDLAEVMAVSALARKESRGGHYREDYPNRDDVNFMRHTMAYREVGDDGTETVRLDYKPVVQTRYQPMERKY; encoded by the coding sequence ATGAAGATCCACAAGTACGACACCGTCATCGTCGGCGCCGGTGGCGCGGGCATGCGCGCCGCCATCGAGGCGACGAAGCGCAGCCGCACCGCCGTGCTGACGAAGCTCTACCCCACCCGCTCCCACACGGGCGCCGCGCAGGGCGGCATGGCCGCCGCGCTGGCCAACGTGGAGGAGGACAACTGGGAGTGGCACACCTTCGACACGGTCAAGGGCGGTGACTACCTGGTCGACCAGGACGCCGCCGAGATCCTGGCGAAGGAGGCCATCGACGCCGTCCTCGACCTGGAGAAGATGGGCCTGCCGTTCAACCGGACCCCGGACGGCACCATCGACCAGCGCCGCTTCGGCGGCCACTCCCGCAACCACGGCGAGGCCCCGGTCCGCCGGTCCTGCTACGCCGCGGACCGCACCGGCCACATGATCCTCCAGACGCTGTACCAGAACTGCGTCAAGGAGGGCGTGGAGTTCTTCAACGAGTTCTACGTCCTGGACCAGCTGATCACCGAGGTCGACGGCGTCAAGAAGTCCGCCGGTGTGGTCGCCTACGAGCTGGCCACCGGCGAGATCCACGTCTTCCAGGCGAAGTCCGTGATCTACGCGTCCGGCGGCACCGGCAAGTTCTTCAAGGTGACGTCCAACGCCCACACCCTGACCGGTGACGGCCAGGCCGCCTGCTACCGGCGCGGGCTGCCGCTGGAGGACATGGAGTTCTTCCAGTTCCACCCGACGGGCATCTGGCGCATGGGCATCCTGCTGACGGAGGGCGCCCGCGGTGAGGGCGGCATCCTCCGCAACAAGGACGGCGAGCGCTTCATGGAGAAGTACGCGCCGGTCATGAAGGACCTCGCCTCCCGCGACGTCGTCTCCCGCTCCATCTACACGGAGATCCGCGAGGGCCGCGGCTGCGGTCCCGAGGGCGACCACGTCTTCCTGGACCTGACGCACCTGCCGCCGGAGCAGCTCGATGCGAAGCTGCCCGACATCACCGAGTTCGCCCGTACGTACCTGGGCATCGAGCCGTACACGGACCCGATCCCGATCCAGCCGACGGCGCACTACGCGATGGGCGGCATCCCGACCAACGTCGAGGGCGAGGTCCTGGCGGACAACACCACCGTCGTCCCCGGCCTGTACGCGGCCGGCGAGGTCGCGTGCGTGTCCGTGCACGGCGCCAACCGCCTGGGCACCAACTCGCTGCTCGACATCAACGTCTTCGGCCGCCGCGCCGGCATCGCCGCCGCCGAGTACGCCGCCAAGGCCGACTACGTCGAGCTGCCGGAGAACCCGGCGTCCTTCGTGGCGGAGCAGGTCGAGCGCCTGCGCAACTCCACGGGCACCGAGCGGGTGGCGGAGCTCCGCCGCGAGCTGCAGGAGACCATGGACGCCAACGTCATGGTGTTCCGCACCGAGCAGACGATCAAGACGGCGGTCGAGAAGATCGGCGAGCTGCGCGCGCGCTACAAGAACGTCGCCATCCAGGACAAGGGCAAGCGGTTCAACACCGACCTGCTGGAGGCCATCGAGCTGGGCAACCTGCTCGACCTGGCCGAGGTCATGGCCGTCTCGGCGCTGGCCCGCAAGGAGTCCCGCGGCGGTCACTACCGCGAGGACTACCCGAACCGCGACGACGTCAACTTCATGCGCCACACCATGGCGTACCGCGAGGTCGGCGACGACGGCACCGAGACCGTCCGCCTCGACTACAAGCCGGTCGTCCAGACCCGCTACCAGCCGATGGAGCGTAAGTACTGA
- a CDS encoding ABC transporter substrate-binding protein yields MRSIRIRIIMICTALVAAGIGAWLLLLTPDKGKNQPISVGTTDEVTSLDPAGAYDAGSWAVYSNVYQSLLTFGPGSQTPVPDAAEKCGFTGTSLTTYTCTLRDDLRFSNGRPVTARDVEHSFERMLGIASDVGPAALFPKLESVTTRGREVVFKLSAGDATFPLKLATGAGAIVDSASYPKDRLRDAPAVDGSGPFVLAEYQPGVRALLEPNPHYRGAMQRPTTPVEVRYYAEGEQLASAWRSGDVHVTHRQLPPRMVASFDPGKEGVQMTEATSAEIRSIVFNVRKGSPMAERAVRQAVASVVDRARIASGPYHSTVEPLYSIIPRGFVGYSTPFFDRYPEGGDAVERARELLREADVETPVGFTYGHRTGETSAAEAAELRRQLEATGLFRVKVVAADWKEFQKGYASGAYDAYGLGWLPDFPDSDSFAQPLVGRGNALQNGYASEETDRLIAITQRYDDRSRAVLAFKRLQEHTAQDVPLLPLWQKKDYVLSRDVAGSQYLSDGTGVWRLWQLSWL; encoded by the coding sequence ATGCGATCGATCCGTATCCGGATCATCATGATTTGTACTGCCCTGGTGGCGGCCGGGATAGGGGCCTGGCTGCTGCTGCTCACACCGGACAAGGGGAAGAACCAGCCAATCTCCGTCGGCACGACCGACGAAGTCACCTCACTCGACCCGGCCGGCGCGTACGACGCCGGCTCCTGGGCCGTGTACAGCAACGTCTACCAGTCGCTGCTGACCTTCGGGCCGGGCTCGCAGACCCCGGTCCCGGACGCCGCCGAGAAGTGCGGCTTCACCGGCACGTCGCTCACCACGTACACCTGCACGCTCCGGGACGACCTGCGGTTCTCCAACGGCCGCCCGGTGACGGCGCGGGACGTCGAGCACTCCTTCGAGCGGATGCTCGGCATCGCCTCGGACGTCGGGCCGGCGGCGCTGTTCCCGAAGCTGGAGAGCGTCACCACCCGGGGCCGCGAGGTCGTCTTCAAGCTGAGCGCCGGCGACGCGACGTTCCCGCTGAAGCTCGCCACCGGCGCGGGCGCGATCGTCGACAGCGCCAGCTATCCGAAGGACCGGCTCCGCGACGCCCCGGCCGTCGACGGCTCCGGGCCGTTCGTGCTCGCCGAGTACCAGCCGGGCGTCCGCGCCCTGCTGGAGCCCAACCCGCACTACCGGGGCGCCATGCAGCGGCCCACCACGCCCGTCGAGGTGCGGTACTACGCGGAGGGCGAGCAGCTCGCCTCGGCCTGGCGCTCCGGCGACGTCCACGTGACCCACCGCCAGCTGCCGCCGCGGATGGTCGCCTCGTTCGACCCGGGCAAGGAGGGCGTGCAGATGACGGAGGCCACCTCGGCGGAGATCCGCAGCATCGTCTTCAACGTCCGCAAGGGCTCGCCGATGGCCGAGCGGGCGGTACGGCAGGCCGTGGCCTCCGTGGTGGACCGCGCCCGCATCGCGAGCGGCCCCTACCACTCGACGGTGGAGCCGCTGTACTCCATCATCCCGCGCGGCTTCGTCGGGTACAGCACGCCGTTCTTCGACCGCTACCCCGAGGGCGGCGACGCCGTGGAGCGGGCGCGCGAGCTGCTGCGGGAAGCGGACGTCGAGACACCCGTCGGCTTCACCTACGGGCACCGGACGGGCGAGACCTCGGCGGCGGAGGCGGCCGAGCTGCGCCGCCAGCTGGAGGCGACCGGGCTGTTCCGGGTGAAGGTCGTCGCCGCCGACTGGAAGGAGTTCCAGAAGGGGTACGCGAGCGGGGCGTACGACGCGTACGGGCTGGGCTGGCTCCCGGACTTCCCCGACTCCGACAGCTTCGCCCAGCCCCTCGTCGGCCGGGGCAACGCCCTGCAGAACGGCTACGCCAGCGAGGAGACGGACCGGCTGATCGCGATCACCCAGCGGTACGACGACCGCTCCAGGGCCGTGCTCGCCTTCAAGCGGCTCCAGGAGCACACGGCCCAGGACGTGCCGCTCCTGCCGCTGTGGCAGAAGAAGGACTACGTGCTGAGCCGGGACGTCGCCGGCTCCCAGTACCTGTCCGACGGCACCGGCGTCTGGCGCCTCTGGCAGCTCAGCTGGCTGTAG
- a CDS encoding TetR/AcrR family transcriptional regulator: protein MKDRKPAAKAPKSEQTRTLILETALRLFEERGYDKTTMRAVAQEAGVSVGNAYYYFASKEHLVQGFYDRIAAEHETAVRPVLDGDADLAARIRDAMLTWLDVAEPYHRFAAQFFKNAADPDSPLSPFSPESSDARRAAVSVHERVLRGSDTKVAPELADDLPHLLWLAQMGLVLFWVYDRSEGAERSRRLVERTAPLVARAVALSRFRVLRPLVRQAHEVIAEFMPGAGEAREKDAVADGATPAPGGNTAGATAS, encoded by the coding sequence GTGAAGGACCGGAAGCCGGCCGCCAAGGCGCCCAAGAGCGAGCAGACGCGCACCCTCATCCTCGAGACCGCGCTCCGGCTCTTCGAGGAGCGCGGCTACGACAAGACGACGATGCGGGCCGTCGCCCAGGAGGCCGGCGTCTCCGTGGGCAACGCCTACTACTACTTCGCCTCCAAGGAGCACCTGGTCCAGGGCTTCTACGACCGGATCGCCGCCGAGCACGAGACGGCCGTCCGGCCCGTGCTGGACGGGGACGCGGACCTGGCCGCGCGCATCCGCGACGCGATGCTGACGTGGCTGGACGTGGCGGAGCCGTACCACCGGTTCGCGGCGCAGTTCTTCAAGAACGCCGCCGACCCGGACAGCCCGCTGAGCCCGTTCTCGCCGGAGTCCTCCGACGCGCGGCGCGCGGCCGTCTCCGTGCACGAGCGGGTGCTGCGCGGCTCCGACACGAAGGTCGCGCCGGAACTGGCCGACGACCTGCCGCACCTGCTGTGGCTGGCGCAGATGGGGCTGGTGCTGTTCTGGGTGTACGACCGGAGCGAGGGCGCCGAGCGGAGCCGCCGGCTCGTGGAGCGGACGGCGCCGCTGGTGGCGCGGGCGGTCGCGCTCTCCCGGTTCCGGGTGCTGCGGCCGCTGGTGCGGCAGGCCCACGAGGTCATCGCCGAGTTCATGCCGGGCGCGGGGGAGGCGCGGGAGAAGGACGCGGTCGCGGACGGCGCGACCCCCGCGCCCGGCGGGAACACAGCGGGGGCTACAGCCAGCTGA
- a CDS encoding 2-oxo-4-hydroxy-4-carboxy-5-ureidoimidazoline decarboxylase: MKLRLPSEIRKGFGPLSLTLGNLASLPPHVPHDFRTPPPHGPAPAPATRPARHRDPRPTPRPATRLSGPSARHPQSVTPPPPARAPPPSGPPPLHPQSAPITPSPEEPPLSRDPLTGEPLTGAPTASAPTAAIPGQTRAAARPADPLARFNTAPEAAAEAVLLACCGSRRWARRVAAHRPYPTVEALLAAADEAAYDMSGADLDEALGDETPPGLPPGTPWSAHTALRHAHEAYLARFGHAFVVCLDTDRPEEHLDRVLGGIRSRLDNEPEEERVASAEELRRVTRARLIHLVTEKGGLTGYSRPSVAV, from the coding sequence ATGAAACTCCGCCTTCCGAGTGAAATACGGAAAGGCTTCGGACCACTGTCGCTCACGCTCGGTAATCTTGCGTCCCTTCCCCCACACGTTCCGCACGACTTCCGCACGCCACCACCCCACGGCCCGGCCCCCGCACCGGCCACGCGGCCCGCCCGCCACCGCGACCCCCGCCCCACCCCCCGGCCCGCCACCCGCCTCAGCGGCCCCTCCGCCCGCCACCCCCAGTCCGTCACCCCTCCGCCCCCAGCCCGCGCCCCTCCACCCTCCGGTCCGCCGCCCCTCCACCCCCAGTCCGCCCCCATCACCCCCTCTCCCGAGGAGCCCCCGCTGTCCCGCGACCCCCTCACCGGCGAACCCCTCACCGGTGCCCCGACCGCCTCCGCGCCCACCGCGGCCATACCGGGCCAGACCCGCGCCGCCGCCCGCCCCGCGGACCCGCTGGCGCGGTTCAACACCGCGCCCGAGGCCGCCGCCGAGGCGGTCCTCCTGGCGTGCTGCGGGAGCCGCCGCTGGGCGCGCCGGGTCGCCGCCCACCGCCCGTACCCGACGGTCGAGGCGCTGCTGGCGGCGGCCGACGAGGCGGCGTACGACATGTCGGGCGCCGATCTGGACGAGGCGCTGGGCGACGAGACGCCGCCGGGGCTGCCGCCCGGCACGCCGTGGTCGGCGCACACCGCGCTGCGCCACGCCCACGAGGCGTACCTGGCGCGCTTCGGCCACGCCTTCGTCGTCTGCCTCGACACGGACCGCCCCGAGGAGCACCTGGACCGGGTCCTGGGCGGGATCAGGTCACGACTGGACAACGAACCGGAGGAGGAGCGGGTCGCCTCGGCCGAGGAGCTCCGCCGGGTGACGCGCGCGAGACTTATCCACCTTGTCACCGAGAAGGGCGGTTTGACCGGCTACAGTAGGCCGTCCGTGGCTGTTTGA
- a CDS encoding D-alanyl-D-alanine carboxypeptidase family protein encodes MHALKKAAVAAATAVLLPLAAAGPALAAPPAAPPAAPPGAPSPQPAPQPKPPARMSTVGGARLGVPGTRVDLANGAPVLPKELSGRSWIVADAESGDVLAAHNAHWRLAPASTMKMLFADTLLPKLPKTRRHLVASGELSRLGEGSSLVGIKEKQTYSVHDLWLGVFLRSGNDAVHALAEMNGGMAKTVREMNARADELQALDTDVVTPDGYDAPGQVSSAYDLTLIARSGMQNADFRAYCSTVRTQFPGEETPGKKRPTFEIQNTNRLLTGANGVAPYKGIAGVKNGTTTHAGSTFTGVAERGGRVLLVTVMNPSSKEPYAVYKESARLLDWGFAAAGKVRPVGQLVPPRSARTGTAPSASPARPDVNRPNTTGEAAEAAVAGTAKAGSGGAGTALAVVAGVLAAVAGGAFLINRRWPARKGQ; translated from the coding sequence GTGCATGCTCTCAAGAAGGCCGCCGTCGCCGCGGCCACCGCCGTGCTGCTCCCCCTCGCCGCCGCCGGCCCCGCACTCGCCGCACCGCCCGCCGCCCCGCCCGCCGCCCCGCCCGGCGCGCCCTCGCCGCAGCCCGCGCCGCAGCCGAAGCCGCCCGCGCGGATGTCGACGGTGGGCGGGGCCCGGCTGGGCGTGCCGGGCACGCGGGTGGACCTGGCGAACGGGGCTCCGGTCCTCCCGAAGGAGCTGAGCGGCCGGTCGTGGATCGTCGCGGACGCGGAGAGCGGCGACGTGCTCGCCGCGCACAACGCCCACTGGCGGCTGGCGCCCGCGTCCACCATGAAGATGCTCTTCGCGGACACGCTGCTGCCGAAGCTCCCGAAGACCCGGCGGCACCTGGTCGCCTCCGGCGAGCTGTCCCGCCTCGGCGAGGGCTCCAGTCTGGTCGGCATCAAGGAGAAGCAGACCTACAGCGTCCACGACCTGTGGCTCGGGGTGTTCCTCCGCTCCGGCAACGACGCCGTGCACGCGCTGGCGGAGATGAACGGCGGCATGGCCAAGACGGTGCGGGAGATGAACGCCCGCGCCGACGAGCTCCAGGCGCTGGACACCGACGTGGTGACCCCGGACGGGTACGACGCGCCGGGCCAGGTGTCGTCCGCGTACGACCTGACGCTGATAGCCCGCAGCGGCATGCAGAACGCGGACTTCCGCGCGTACTGCTCGACCGTGCGGACGCAGTTCCCCGGCGAGGAGACGCCCGGCAAGAAGCGCCCGACGTTCGAGATCCAGAACACCAACCGGCTGCTGACCGGCGCGAACGGCGTGGCTCCGTACAAGGGCATAGCCGGCGTGAAGAACGGCACGACGACCCATGCCGGCTCGACGTTCACCGGGGTGGCCGAGCGGGGCGGCCGGGTGCTGCTGGTGACGGTGATGAACCCGTCGTCGAAGGAGCCGTACGCCGTCTACAAGGAGTCCGCGCGGCTGCTCGACTGGGGGTTCGCGGCGGCCGGCAAGGTGCGGCCGGTGGGGCAGCTCGTCCCGCCGAGGTCCGCGCGGACCGGTACGGCGCCGAGCGCCTCGCCCGCGCGGCCGGACGTGAACCGGCCGAACACCACCGGGGAGGCCGCGGAGGCCGCCGTCGCCGGGACCGCGAAGGCCGGCTCGGGCGGGGCGGGGACGGCGCTGGCGGTCGTCGCCGGAGTGCTGGCGGCGGTGGCGGGCGGGGCGTTCCTGATCAATCGGCGGTGGCCGGCGCGGAAGGGCCAGTAG